ATAAGCCTTTTGATCTTAAACGTCGTAATAGCACTTTGATTTCCTCACTTGTTAAGGCGGGCAGTGTAATCTATGGCAAACCTACACAGTGATCTTACTGGACATTCTACTGTTCAAGTATTCAACAACTAGCTTATTAGAATACTCCCTAAATGCAGTAGATTACAAAAAAAGTCAAATCTACAAGTGGTTCAGTATTACATATTcatggtgagaaaaaaaaaataatcagaatttaCAAAATAAGATTTCTGTGTTTCCAACTTCACACGctaatttgatattttaattacatgcaACCACTCACATTTCATCTACAAAAAGTAATAGCTCAATTTTGTTCCCTTAAACTGCTTCTTAGCAGATTATCTGCCTGTCACTCTTTTTTCAAGtctaaagcagcaaaaaaattcttctaGTCTAATTATCTAAACTGCCTCAGTCAGTACTTACAAATAGTCTTTAAGTGATACTATGGAAGGTGTTTCAAACTTTTGACATTGTACAAAAACCAGCATCAAGGCATGAAAGCCCatcctattaaaaataaactattttagaACACCTTAGTTTTGGCATATAGGCAACAtgtaacaagaaaataaattcaaaatagaGAAGCCACAAGCTTATGATGCTATCAAAAACCTTCAACTCTAAACacatacatataaataaaaaggaatgaTATTTTAAGGCTCTTGATTATTAAGTTAATAAATCAAATATACACAGtgattaataaaaaagaattatttacaTATCTATACAAACTTCTATTTTTGacacattttcctctttaaattcTTCATTTACCAGCAACTGCTGACAAGTTCCCCCCACCCGCCCCcaacaaaaatacaataaaaaaataaataataaacttaTTTGTGATAGTTGCTGTGGTTCCGAGCTGCAAAGGCACTTTCAAATACAGAACTAGTTGTACGTCACCATAAAACCAATATACAAAAAACTCAAAttcaataaatataaataaaatgtattattctAAAGAAACTGTATAAATCGGGAcatctggcagaaaaaaaaaaattaacactaaGGAAGAGTAATAAGGCTATGTGATACCTTATGAAACATTTCCATGATGTATCAGCTACAGCTGAATTTACACGAGGGCACTTTTGACTAGTTTTGCATAGATGTGAAATGCAGCACTTGGTATTCCAGCCAACCACAGCAACTATCATTGCCAGTGTAAGCCAGCTTGTCAAAACTTAAATTAACACAGGGATTCTAAGTAAATAATAGCCTTAGACTCAAATATTACACAACAGTTTAAGAACTACAAGCTCTTGAGTGCCTTTATAATGGTATTTAAAGGCCCTGCATGGCAGCACCCCACTGTCTGCTATACAATGTACTCCATTCGATTTAGGCTTTGTGCACTTTCCAAGTCTCTGTTGTCCTGTTTATTTGTCCAGTTTGGGTGTTTTGTAGGTGTGCTGTTGGGGGGCTTTTCATCTCTGTCTACCAACGTGTACACTGGCTGCTTGGCAAATCGGGCCTTCTGCTGGTGTTTGTCCATGTCGTCTTCCTCCACCTCTGAATTGTGTGTCCTTATTTTGGCGATTTTGGAGTTCTTGTTTTCATAGTCTTTGATCGGGACAGTATTTGCTCCATGTTTCTCAATGGGGTTTTTGATCTGATTCAGCTGCTCCCTCACATTGTTGGTAGTGTTGTCATCAGACGCTGTGTGAGTgtggctgctctgctttctgcgCTTTTGGATGCACCAATAAAACACAGTTACCAGACAACAGATCCAGGCTACTGTTAGGACTGAGCTCAGTAACGGCACCAAGAAATCTGGAAGAGAGATGAGACCAGTTAACCCTGCTGCAAACCAAGTGTTCCACTCCAGCCTTTCTATAAGGAAAACAAGTCTCAGTTCTTATTTTTGCACTGGGGTCCAGATGGTAACGTTAAGGACAATGCAGGCTCTTTTAGAATAAGGGGTGTCTAAATTGACTTTAGGACTCTATAGTACTGCCTGGTGGCCCTGGTggaaaatttcttccttctacACACAGAGCCAGTCACTGTTGGCTTCATTACCCTGCCCCAGTCTCCAGCTTGGAAGGAACATCTCCTGGCCCAAGGGCAACTGCCTCCATACCCACCACGATCCTTTCCCTCTCCTGACCTGGTGGCTGCCAGCGAGCTGCCAGTGCGTGCCAGCGCTGTGAGGACAGCTGCTATGGGACACGTCTAACCTCAACACTGGATTCTTCTCATCTGGcctgtggcctcaccagggaaATACACGTAGCTTTATGAGCCAGGCAGCGTGGCATCATGagcttccttcttccttttttctctccatcaAGAGGGCTGAAGAGTAGCAGCCCTTTTAATAAGTTAGGCCACTGTTTTAGAACACCTTTAGAACTTTGGGGGTTCTTTTTCAGTAGTTAGAATGTGATCAAAGCCTCCTTACTGTTCCCAGTTGACAGGGCCAAGAAGCAAAGATTCTCACACTTGCTACAAGCCTtacaaagcaggaaaagctcCCCCTGCTTTGAAAGTCATGTTCCTGCTGTTCTGGTCATGGCAAGCGTATGAATTTTTGGAGCCAAGGAAAAACTTACCcgttttgtttttcacaggtCGCCGCTGCACTCTGACTTCTGCCACCGCAGCAATTAGCGTGTTGTTACCATCGCGCTTACTGACAAGGTCAATAATCTTATCTGTGATGTCTTTGATTGGGTTTTCATCTTCCCCTATATCTTCTGCAGACTACAGAAGAAGTCATACGATTAATGCCAAATCAGATGCACGGGTAATGCGCTATTTATAAACTTCCGCAATCAGTTAAGGCTCTCAATActtttaatacttaaaaaaaccgACCAGAAACAAGCAACAAGCTCAGCTATGGGCAGAAACTAATAATGCAGAATTTTTGTCCTCAtccttacaaaaaaaacaaaacaaaaacaaaaccacaacaaaaaaaccccaccctaaAAACAGTGCTCAGGAGGGTGTAACAGAAAAACTTTTTACTACCCGATTATAGTTGCCACCAGATGGTAGTTTTCAGGTACACACATGTGACCAGGATTTCTTCCTTAGTCTTAAAGGGAATTGGGATGGAAACTAAACCATGAGAAATGCTGACAAAACCAGGAATTAAATTTTTTATGGAATCCACATGTTGCACACATCTCCAAGCATTTAAATActacaacatttaaaaatattccaggaaTACTTACAATAGCAacatgtatttcattatttgccAAGTGTGAAGGCTCACAGGTAATATAGATAGAATACTCAACAGAAACATTCTTTAGAATATTCAGATTCCTCAATTCACTGCAAATGTGCTCTGTGGTAAGCCCCTGGAGGAGACAGAAAaggtgtttgctttttaaatatacatgcacagaaacacagagataCAAGACATTATATTTTTGCCCTGAAGTAAGAGTTCTCaaggaaagaggaggtggaatTCCCTCCAATCTAGCTTTtgttcttctctggactcaACAGCATTTACAGCAGGAGCCAGTATTAGTCTTCCTATACCTTCCATTTTCTTTGGTAATAAGGGAGCATCAGCTTTTACTGCACTTTGACTCGTCAAAAAAGTGGTTTAGTGCTGCGGGAAGCAAACATACACGTGGCCACAGCATGGTGAGCTGTGTTCTGCTACTTACTGGTGCCATCATTTCTTTGTTAAAGGTAAAGGTGATGTTGGCACAGTTGTCTTGGTAGTAAGAATCAGAATTGCATTTGGTCTTCACAGGCTGTTGGTTGGAAGGCCAACATTCACCCGCTGCAGCACAAGGACGAGTGAAACAGTGGTCTTCTTTAACAGGAACACAAGCGTGTCCAGCCGGGCATTCGTTATGGCCTTTGGCGTGTATGACACAAGGTCGAGGACCACACCATACCTAGAAGAGATTAACACCACTAAGCCACTGCTGGTTAAGGACAGAAGACTGTATAACCCAAACCACAGCACAGCTGTACCTTAGAACAGGTGACTTTTCCATTCAAACACTGGCAGGTATTACAGTCATCATCCCACTTAGCCCCATCTGGCATCACTCGCACACTGGTAATGCAAGGCCTTCCTGTAACTGAATTGAACACAATGATAAACTTAAAccaggaaaaaagtgaaaaaccCTCCTTTCCTCAACTTATCTAAACTTAGTGACAAGTTTGCTTCTTCACTAAAGATGGATACTTATTTAAAACTACAACAAATACCCTCCCCCAAAGCCCCCATACAACCACAAAGCTATTAACATGCAATTACACATTATGCCCAGCTATGGCATCTGGAATACCTTCTTGGCATCCTGGGCCACTACGACCTGGTGGGCAAATGCAACGGTACCCGTTAATTTCATCTACACATGTAGCTCCAAAGGCACAGGGTGAAGACTGGCATTCATTGATATCTGTaatgggaaggaggggaagttaaaaacaaaaagttacCCTCTGGTATCCttttattttgtcagaaaaaatccaacaaaacacATGAAATTTGCCTATTGGGGCCTTATTTTCATTCTCTAGTGTCTACCTGAAGATAGGTTCTTATTAGCACCACCACTATCATCTCAGGGTAAGTTCTTTGAAGCTTCTGCTGTCTGGAATTAAAAGATCAAAACCTGACCTCTATGGCTACTGAAGCTTTTCAAGGACAAGGACACATTCTTCACACAAACATCTCTCTCCTTTGCCACACTCCAGTTTTGTCCCTATACTATGATCCTTCAACTGATGACAATGTTAAACCCCTTTCCAGTACTGCTACTAAGAagcttctattaaaaaaaaaaaaaaaaaaaaagagggttaGTGTCCTCCTAcctgtaattattattaaattacaGGGAAGTGCATACATCACCTCAGGGCTTGTAGGTGGATTATTAATTGACAAGGATTTTGGCTGGCACACTTTCATCTCAGGCAGAAACCTATGCCAGACAAACACACATTCTAACTGGGAAGACTATCCTGAAGGGCATTCTGCCCACTGGGCTGAACCAAGAGCTTTCAGCTCTAGAACAGACTTTTAAGttaagttttctttcattttcagtgcaATTCCTGCCCTGTTCACATCTGCCACAGATCTAAGTACAGACAGGGAAAACATAGGACATCTATCATTAATCTGATCTACCACTTAACTCAATTAAGATGATTGTCTGGCAACAAGGTTCAAGTGAGACAAAAATGAAGGCAGAGTGCCATGGACACACTTACTGATCCTGCAGTCAGGACCTGCAAAGCCTGGAGCACATTCACAGCGGTACCAGTTGTCTCCATCCACACAAGTGCCACTGTTGTAACTATAAAGAAAAGTCATTATACacgttaaaaaaaaacaacaacaaaccctgcTACAGATAAAAAGAATCTAGAGTTctaaagcaaccaaaaaaagcaaaggatgAAAGAGAAACGTATTAAACTTACCAAGGATGAGGACTGCAGTCGTTTGTGTCTGCAAAGCAAAGACAGACAACGTTAATTATGTGGACTTTGGCTAATACAGCTCTACTGTCGGTAAAGAATGGTCAGACTTCCCCTAATGCCCAAGTTACACTTAGCTCAACTTTAACAAAAATATGCTGAAACTCTCTACTAAATTGATTCCAGGCTTCTACCACAAAATTTAACTACATTCTGGAACACATGTACACAGGAAGAGATCCTTGTAAAGAAtctaacaagaagaaaaatatggaagcagacagagctgctggTAGAAAAAGAACGCGGGAGGAAACAAGACAACATCTGTCTTCACTTAGCTCATTTGCAACTTTCTCATGCCCAGGTCAAGGCTCTATCACATaaagtcattaaaaacaaagattcAGGTGATGCTAAAGCCTACATCAAACAAGCTTTCCCTTCTGGTTTCAATCTTGACTCCAAGGGTGACAGGATGAGCTCATGTTCTCATCATGCAACACTCTGGAAAAAGTTCAAGCAGAGATGACTTACTCTGAGTACATGTGGgtccttcccagccctccttGCAGACACAAGTAAAAGAATCCCCGCTGACTACACAGGTACCACCGTTGTGACAGGGGcttggcaggcagctgctgttcctAGCTGCAACAGAAACAAGATTTGCCACTATGTTGTTAGAAAGCCATCAAAACTGAGccaagaggaaaagctgaggtcACACGTTCAGTGCTGCATCTGCTTCCTGGTGATTATCCAGGGTATTTACCTATGTTACAAGTGGCTCCTTCCCATCCTGCAGGACACATGCACTTGAAAGTGTCCCCCTCGTCATAACATGTTCCTCCGTTGTTGCATGTAGCCCCATCGCACTGGCTTTCACCTGTGAAGAACCCAAACTATCCTTAACACCAGGGCGTTCTTAATGCAATGCAAGAAGTTTAAGCAGCCTAACAGAGCAGGCCTGTGATGTTTTGGAAATGCTGAACTTACGGGAGTGGCAGGTTTTTCCTTTCCACCCATTTTTACATTCACAGAAGAAGTCATTGACCAAGTCTCGGCAAGTTCCTCCATTGTGGCAAGGGTTTTTACTGCAGTCATTAATATCTAAATATgttaaggagagaaaaaacactaAGCAATGTTTACAGAATTGACACTTACTGCATGACAGGTGCTTGTCCCATCCCTAATTCTGCCCTGCGTTTCAATCATGGATTAAACACTTAAGTCAGTATTTTGAAGCTTTAAGTGCTGTCACAAAGACGACAACtattccaccacattcctccagtttttaattttgtttgtcaTCTTGTTTCAATAAATAAGAAGTGAAAAGACCTGCTACATAAACTATCTTGTCAGTCAGAGGTTAGGAGCCAAGTTCCTCACTTGTTTTCCTGAGACAGACAAAACGCAAGCATGCTATGCAGACACGCCACTCCTAGAACTGGATGTACTAATGCTAAGGGTTTCTTACAGAAAGGTACCCAAAAGGGTAGAGCTGAAAACTTGAACCGTAGGAGACCCAGATTCTACTCCCAGACCAACTTTGTAACTTGGGTTTCGTTCTCATTAGCCCAGTTTATGCTGAATTGGCATTGGTCACTGTTGTCTTGAAAGACAGTACCAGCCATTCCTTCCTGATGTTTTTGCAAGAAATGCTTCTGCTTGCTGAGGAATGGTTAACTTACTTGTTTCACAATATGTTCCTTCCCATCCATCACTGCAAATACATTTGTAGGAGTTGATGCCATCAATACAAGTGCCGCCATTTTTACAGGGGTTGCTCTCGCAGTCATTAATATCTGCAACAGTTTAGAGGAGAGGAGggtggaagggaagaaaaaaaaaaaccacaacaaggAATCAAACTAGAAGTACAGCTACTAGAAGGCATCATCTCATTGCAGACTACTTGATGCTACTTCAATTTCTAAGCCCCTTTTGAGAGGAAAGGATATAAGCAAGAGGAGAAATAACCAATGAACACTGCACTAAGTGATGAGCTTGTCACTCAACAGCCTGtattaaaaccaaaagtaaCAGGAGACCTTAAGATCCATGTTAAACCCCACTATTAACTACCACAGACCTTGTATACataaggtttttaaaaacatacaattCAAGGCCAGAAGGTTCATTACTGTGAACTTTCCCCAAGGCCTAGCAAATTCCAATCTGCCTCGCCCCAAACGGGATATGAAAACTTAAAGCAGTTCCAAGGTTCACTGTGTTACAAGAAAGAAACCTTAAAGTGGTCTGGGAGGAAATGATGGAAAGAAAGAGTAGGTGACAGTAAAACTTTTCATCTTTCCAGCTCTTACTCTCATGGCAGTAGGTGCCAGTGAATCCTTTGTTGCATTCACAGGTGAATTTTCCACCTGCTTGGCTCTTGCATTTTCCATGAGGACCACAGACATTTGAAGAAATGTAACGAACCCCTTCTGGTGTGCTGTTAGAAGCTACTGCCACAGTACAGCTGTCAATTACTGCAAAAAAAGGAGAGACCTGCATGAGAATTGCCAATTTTATTGATTTCTTAAACTAAGAGCAACATTTTCATTTGGAGTGATGGACATTTAAAAGACAtacatatcacagaatcatttggAAATTATTCCAAACCTATGATTTCCAACCATAGgttggaaaaagacctttaaagtcACTGAGTCCAACCGTAAACCTAACGGAGCCAAATATGCTTGTTGCTATAAAAGGACTATACCATCTCTTGGTGCACAAAACAATCACAGCATCTTATCTGAGGATTGCTGGACCACATCAGTAGCCTGGACTAAATTCAGCAAAGCTGATTATTTGCTACATGTGTTTTATGTCCACATTGACATAACAGTGTCTTCAAGTAGCTGATATTTATAAATATGACTCATCTTCTGACACAAACAGAAGCACAAGGCACAGGGCAAAATTCAGCCTCTTTGTATAAAGACAACTCTACGGACTACACCGCTGGAGCTGCATTATGGCTCCAGCCAGGGGAGGGGCAGAAACTATTGTCAGTCACTCCCGTTCACCTGCAAGGTAACACAAACCTTCACAAGGAGTTGTGCGGCAGTGATCTTTCAGGTGGGAGCAGTTCTTCCCTTCATAATCCTCAGGGCAGTTACAGAAATAGTCCATAGCAAGATTGAAGCACTGGGCACCGTTCTGGCAAGGATTTGGCTCACAATAATCTATGTCCAGCTGTAAGTAGtgcagaaagaggaaagggaaattaaaagGGGGAGTAGGGGGGAGAAATTGGGGGGACGCGCTGAGTGAAACCGAAGTTTTATCATAGCTTTTTCATAGCTTTTTCTATGACAGGCAGACGTGGAATCTGACCTTTTTATCTGCTGCCTCGATGAATTGTTCATAATGCACAGAGTTTAGACTTGTAACTATTTCAGCAGACAGCACTCTTGATGTTAAACAGCCACTGGGAGTTCATAGTTAGCACTCAACAAAGCCTGATGTGCAAACACTTGCAGTCTGTTTAGCAAAAAGAATCCTCAGCAGCCTGTCTGGGGGTTTTTGCCAgtttcttcccccccccaataTATATTAATCAAGTGCTTTCCTGGCAGACTGACAGCGATATCAAGTACAACTTTATACTATGGTTCACTGGCTACAAGGCATTCCGTGTACAGATCCCAAGCGCTGGTAGAAACACCACTGACTGAGGGCCTGCCTTTCACCCATGCTTCTTACCTGACAGAGGTTTCCTGAGAAaccagcaggacacagacatTGGAATCCATTGATTTCATCCTGGCAATGACCCCCATTCATGCAAGGGTTACTTGCACATTCATTGATGTCTTTCTCACAGTGATCGCCTGCATAGCCAGGTGAACAGATACACCGATAACCATTAACCAAgtcctgggaaggaagaagaaagtttAGAgataaggttttttttcctccttcttcatatatttaaaaaaaaaaaaaaaaaaaaaaaaaaagcagcaagaagacACTCCAAAAAATATAACCTCTTACTATGACCAATACCAACATAAGACACTAGCTCAAATTAAAACAAGGCAAGAGTATTTGGggcaaaaaataaacacacacaaacacaccagTACTAGCTTACATTCTTAGCTTCCAGGCAGGATAAATTAATCCACATTTTTAAGTGGAGTTTCTACTTTTACAGTAGGTAGTTTGCACAACAACCAGCCCATTCACTGGTGACACTGACAGTGAAAATAAGTCATGTATTGCAGTTATATTTTTGGCTCCTGCTGTTCTACAGACACAACCAGACACGCTGTAGCATGACATAGGCCCTTCCCCAACTCGATGAAATGACAACTTATACCAGCTAATTGCTATTTTCCACACTGTTTGTATTTAGACTCAAATGTTTTAGTTACTGTTTCAAGTCTCAGGGAAACCAATAGAGCAAGGATGGCTTACCCGACAGGATCCTCCATTCTGACATTGTCCACGACAGTCGTTAATATCTGCAATAAAATTAGCGTGGTTAGAaggcaaaaatatatttacactAGATACAGAGTTCAAGTCTCTCTCAAACTGAAGCTAGATAAACCTTTTGTCAAGCTTCCTGCATGCCTTCCTTGAGATAAGGTTATTATAATGGGTGGGAACCTTTTGCGATTCTTCTACTAGAGGCAGTGGAACTTCACATCATTGTTTTGGTCCCTTTATCAGAGTATAGCTACGTTATGGACTAATGAGTTTGataaaattgtgtattttcattCCACACCAACTACTCCCCTTCTAAAAACATCAACCGCTGGGACTCTGAGGTTTAAATCCGAGTTTAGAACTTGGAGGCATACATAGAACACAGCTGGCCTTTAATAAAACCAAGGACATACACACTTACTTATATCACAGTTGTGGCCAGACCAGCCAGTAATGCAGTCACAATAGTAGCTGCCAATCAGGTTCCTGCAGGAGTTGGCATTGACACAGGGTTTGCCCTCACATTCATTCGCATCTGAAAAAACAATGTGAATGGCCAAATGCAGGGcttgtggggcagggggggagaagaaaaaaaaagcctacagCTGGTTTTCACAGCAATCATCAGCAGTTTGTTCAGATCTAAGAGGAACTTGTAATATACAGCACAGATTAACGTGACTTGAGTGAACAAAAGTCAGTCTTACATCAGTCTTTGGAGTCTCTTTTCAATTTTTCTGCAATTAGAATAGACAAGCTATGCTAATCATTTGCTAATTACCCAGCCACTCATCAAGAGCaacttcccacacacacacacacacacacatctcaaACAAGCATTTTGAAGGAGGAGTGATGCAGCCTGGTCACTGGGATTAGCGTGTTGTGTAAAGAATGCAGACAACTCATTCTTCGTGAGATCATCCACATTTTGGAACCCAGCTGTGAACTCCTTGGTCTGGAGGAGTTGACATGGCTGAAGAGATACAGCAATTTTCTCACAGGCTAGAGGAGAAGAAGTACGTGTGGGGGTGGGACTGGAAGGCACACACATGCACCCTCCCCACTTCAGTTAATTTACTGTTTAAAGTAGGTCTCCTTAGCTTAGTTAACCATTTCCTTCAACTGCTAGCATGCATCAGCGAAACAACAGAAGTAAGCCACTCAATGCTTTATGATTGCCTAGACCCCAGTTCTAGTGCCAGAACACATCCATATAGGCTTTGGAACCATAAATGTGCCTC
The Apus apus isolate bApuApu2 chromosome 3, bApuApu2.pri.cur, whole genome shotgun sequence genome window above contains:
- the JAG1 gene encoding protein jagged-1 isoform X2 is translated as MQNVNGELQNGNCCDGTRNPGDRKCTRDECDTYFKVCLKEYQSRVTAGGPCSFGSKSTPVIGGNTFNLKYNRNNEKNRIVIPFSFAWPRSYTLLVEAWDYNDNSTNPDRIIEKASHSGMINPSRQWQTLKHNAGVAHFEYQIRVTCAEHYYGFGCNKFCRPRDDFFTHHTCDQNGNKTCLEGWMGPECNKAICRQGCSPKHGSCTIPGECRCQYGWQGQYCDKCIPHPGCVHGTCIEPWQCLCETNWGGQLCDKDLNYCGTHPPCLNGGTCSNTGPDKYQCSCPEGYSGQNCEIAEHACLSDPCHNGGSCLETSAGFECVCAPGWAGPTCTDNIDDCSPNPCGHGGTCQDLVDGFKCICPPQWTGKTCQLDANECEGKPCVNANSCRNLIGSYYCDCITGWSGHNCDININDCRGQCQNGGSCRDLVNGYRCICSPGYAGDHCEKDINECASNPCMNGGHCQDEINGFQCLCPAGFSGNLCQLDIDYCEPNPCQNGAQCFNLAMDYFCNCPEDYEGKNCSHLKDHCRTTPCEVIDSCTVAVASNSTPEGVRYISSNVCGPHGKCKSQAGGKFTCECNKGFTGTYCHENINDCESNPCKNGGTCIDGINSYKCICSDGWEGTYCETNINDCSKNPCHNGGTCRDLVNDFFCECKNGWKGKTCHSRESQCDGATCNNGGTCYDEGDTFKCMCPAGWEGATCNIARNSSCLPSPCHNGGTCVVSGDSFTCVCKEGWEGPTCTQNTNDCSPHPCYNSGTCVDGDNWYRCECAPGFAGPDCRININECQSSPCAFGATCVDEINGYRCICPPGRSGPGCQEVTGRPCITSVRVMPDGAKWDDDCNTCQCLNGKVTCSKVWCGPRPCVIHAKGHNECPAGHACVPVKEDHCFTRPCAAAGECWPSNQQPVKTKCNSDSYYQDNCANITFTFNKEMMAPGLTTEHICSELRNLNILKNVSVEYSIYITCEPSHLANNEIHVAISAEDIGEDENPIKDITDKIIDLVSKRDGNNTLIAAVAEVRVQRRPVKNKTDFLVPLLSSVLTVAWICCLVTVFYWCIQKRRKQSSHTHTASDDNTTNNVREQLNQIKNPIEKHGANTVPIKDYENKNSKIAKIRTHNSEVEEDDMDKHQQKARFAKQPVYTLVDRDEKPPNSTPTKHPNWTNKQDNRDLESAQSLNRMEYIV
- the JAG1 gene encoding protein jagged-1 isoform X1 → MRAPRRAASAACSLLLLLLALLGLRAKVTLASGQFELEILSMQNVNGELQNGNCCDGTRNPGDRKCTRDECDTYFKVCLKEYQSRVTAGGPCSFGSKSTPVIGGNTFNLKYNRNNEKNRIVIPFSFAWPRSYTLLVEAWDYNDNSTNPDRIIEKASHSGMINPSRQWQTLKHNAGVAHFEYQIRVTCAEHYYGFGCNKFCRPRDDFFTHHTCDQNGNKTCLEGWMGPECNKAICRQGCSPKHGSCTIPGECRCQYGWQGQYCDKCIPHPGCVHGTCIEPWQCLCETNWGGQLCDKDLNYCGTHPPCLNGGTCSNTGPDKYQCSCPEGYSGQNCEIAEHACLSDPCHNGGSCLETSAGFECVCAPGWAGPTCTDNIDDCSPNPCGHGGTCQDLVDGFKCICPPQWTGKTCQLDANECEGKPCVNANSCRNLIGSYYCDCITGWSGHNCDININDCRGQCQNGGSCRDLVNGYRCICSPGYAGDHCEKDINECASNPCMNGGHCQDEINGFQCLCPAGFSGNLCQLDIDYCEPNPCQNGAQCFNLAMDYFCNCPEDYEGKNCSHLKDHCRTTPCEVIDSCTVAVASNSTPEGVRYISSNVCGPHGKCKSQAGGKFTCECNKGFTGTYCHENINDCESNPCKNGGTCIDGINSYKCICSDGWEGTYCETNINDCSKNPCHNGGTCRDLVNDFFCECKNGWKGKTCHSRESQCDGATCNNGGTCYDEGDTFKCMCPAGWEGATCNIARNSSCLPSPCHNGGTCVVSGDSFTCVCKEGWEGPTCTQNTNDCSPHPCYNSGTCVDGDNWYRCECAPGFAGPDCRININECQSSPCAFGATCVDEINGYRCICPPGRSGPGCQEVTGRPCITSVRVMPDGAKWDDDCNTCQCLNGKVTCSKVWCGPRPCVIHAKGHNECPAGHACVPVKEDHCFTRPCAAAGECWPSNQQPVKTKCNSDSYYQDNCANITFTFNKEMMAPGLTTEHICSELRNLNILKNVSVEYSIYITCEPSHLANNEIHVAISAEDIGEDENPIKDITDKIIDLVSKRDGNNTLIAAVAEVRVQRRPVKNKTDFLVPLLSSVLTVAWICCLVTVFYWCIQKRRKQSSHTHTASDDNTTNNVREQLNQIKNPIEKHGANTVPIKDYENKNSKIAKIRTHNSEVEEDDMDKHQQKARFAKQPVYTLVDRDEKPPNSTPTKHPNWTNKQDNRDLESAQSLNRMEYIV